A window of the Aliivibrio salmonicida LFI1238 genome harbors these coding sequences:
- a CDS encoding anhydro-N-acetylmuramic acid kinase: protein MEKYVGLMSGTSLDGVDAVLVETNGTEITLLGHADYPMDAQLKSDVLSVCTGQATNLKMIGEIDHRLGHLFADAALHLLNTLSVDPASITAIGSHGQTLFHSPDTQYPFTTQLGDANIIAAKTGINTIADFRRKDMALGGQGAPLVPAFHHTLFGKPESTLIVLNIGGISNISILQKNSPVIGYDTGPGNMLMDAWIYEHKQKNYDHNGEWARHGIIIHPLLSKLKQHSYFARPYPKSTGRELFNLEWFTQYIENQSYKAQDVQATLLEFTVTTIVDQITTFRVGSEAKLLVCGGGAHNQCLMERLQQHLPKWAVSTTNDYNVDSDNMEAMAFAWLAHQRVHDRPSNEPDVTGASRYASLGVIYPAF, encoded by the coding sequence ATGGAAAAATACGTAGGCTTAATGTCAGGCACGAGTTTAGACGGTGTCGATGCCGTATTAGTTGAAACCAACGGTACAGAAATCACACTTCTCGGTCACGCAGATTACCCAATGGATGCACAATTAAAATCCGATGTATTGTCTGTTTGTACTGGGCAAGCCACCAATTTAAAAATGATTGGGGAAATAGATCATCGCTTAGGGCATTTATTTGCAGACGCTGCCTTACATTTACTCAACACTCTCTCTGTTGATCCTGCCAGTATTACTGCGATTGGTAGCCATGGACAAACGCTCTTTCACTCCCCTGATACTCAATACCCATTTACGACCCAATTAGGGGATGCCAATATTATCGCGGCGAAAACGGGAATTAATACGATTGCCGATTTTCGTCGCAAAGACATGGCGCTTGGTGGTCAAGGCGCACCACTGGTTCCTGCATTTCATCACACCTTATTTGGCAAGCCAGAAAGCACACTTATTGTGCTAAACATTGGCGGTATTTCTAATATCTCGATTCTTCAAAAAAACTCGCCAGTCATTGGCTATGATACAGGCCCTGGTAATATGTTGATGGATGCGTGGATATATGAGCACAAGCAAAAAAATTATGATCACAATGGTGAATGGGCTCGCCACGGCATTATCATTCATCCATTATTAAGCAAACTAAAACAGCACTCGTATTTTGCTCGACCTTATCCCAAAAGCACAGGACGTGAGCTATTTAACTTAGAATGGTTTACTCAATACATTGAAAATCAATCGTATAAAGCACAGGACGTGCAAGCAACCTTATTAGAATTTACCGTCACGACTATTGTTGACCAAATAACCACGTTTCGCGTTGGTAGCGAGGCTAAATTACTGGTATGTGGTGGTGGCGCGCATAATCAATGTTTGATGGAACGATTGCAACAACACCTTCCTAAGTGGGCAGTATCCACCACCAACGACTACAATGTAGATAGTGACAATATGGAAGCGATGGCCTTTGCTTGGCTTGCTCACCAACGCGTTCACGATCGACCAAGTAATGAACCGGATGTTACCGGTGCTTCACGTTATGCAAGTTTAGGTGTAATCTACCCGGCGTTTTAA